The Neisseria subflava genomic interval AAGTTTCCCATTGTTCGGGCGTAGGGTCGATGCCGGTAGGGTTGTGGCAGCAGCCGTGCAGCAGGACGATGTCGCCTTTTTGCGCTTGGCTCAAGTCTTCAATCATACCGTCCCAATCCAAACCGTGTTTGGCGGCATCATAGTAGCGATAAGGTTTATCTTGGATGCCGACCGCTTTGGCGATGGCGTTGTGGTTTGGCCAAGTCGGATTGGAAATCCAGATGGTTTGCGCGTTCAACTGACGTTTGGTAAACTCGGCGGCAATACGCAATGCGCCTGTACCGCCAAGGCTTTGCGCTGTTTTAGCGCGACGGCTGGCAATGATTTCGTGGTCTTTGCCAAACAGCAGAATTTGGGTTTGCTCGTTGTAGTCGGCAACGCCGTCGATGGTCAGGTAGTTTTTAGTTGTTTCGCTTTCCAACAGGCGTTTTTCAGCCTCTTTGACGGCTTTGACAATAGGCGTCGCGCCGGATGCATCTTTGTACACGCCGATACCGAGATTGACTTTCTCCGGACGGGCTTCAGCTTTAAACGCCTCGCCCAAACCTAAAATCGGATCAGCAGGAGCAGCTTCGATATGCTTGAAGAACATGATTTTTCTCTTTACAAGTAGTAAAACGGTTGAAAAAATACAAACTTAGTACGATTTTACGCCGTTTCAGGCCGTCTGAAAACGGATTATTACAGGGTTTTAACGCAAGATTGCCAACAAATCCAAAGGCGTGGCAATACGGAAATCGGCAAGCCAGTTTTCGGTTTGGTCTTCGGCAGAAATATAGCCCCAATCGGCCAGCACGGTCGTCATGCCTGCATTTTTGCCTGCCTGCATATCGCGCTCGGCATCGCCGACATAAAAACATCGCTGCGCCTCAACGCCAATCTGTTCGCACGCATAAAACATAGGCTTCACGCTGGGCTTGGGTTCATCGCAAGTATCGCCGCTGACAATCACGGCGGGAGGTACGGTAAACCCGAGCTTAGGCACGAGGACATCGGTAAAACGCATAGGCTTGTTGGTGATAATGCCCCATT includes:
- a CDS encoding HAD family hydrolase, with product MTQAVLFDLDGTLADTALDLGGALNTVLRRHGLPEKSMDEIRPQASHGASGLLKLGAGITPDHPDYMQWRKEFLDEYSRCYADQTILFDGVNEMLEALVQRGIQWGIITNKPMRFTDVLVPKLGFTVPPAVIVSGDTCDEPKPSVKPMFYACEQIGVEAQRCFYVGDAERDMQAGKNAGMTTVLADWGYISAEDQTENWLADFRIATPLDLLAILR